Sequence from the Sander lucioperca isolate FBNREF2018 chromosome 16, SLUC_FBN_1.2, whole genome shotgun sequence genome:
TCATTGAACCAGGAACTGCTGTTGGTGAATTGGCAGTGGTTGGCATTAGCTTAATTTGGCTATAAGAAGAAAAACGTCAACAAAGTTGACACTTTCCGATATTGAGAGGATCAATACCAATCTGTCAGTTAACTGTTCGCtaaggttagcttagcttagcatgaagactgggATCatgggaaaacagctagcctggcccCGGCTCAAGGTCCTATTCACAAGAGATATTGCGCTAATGATATTGTCCTGTCAGTAAGGTTGCAAATTAAACACATGAGATAAAACATGCTTATCACTGAGTGTCAGAGGTGCTGAGAGATGGATTTGtatacctttggacagagccaggttcATCTATGCCAATCTATCATTTGGACTTGGCTTTGAAATCAAGCACTTGTTTAGCTTTCTTCAGCATGAAGGCAACAACTAGCGCACATCCAACCAAAGTGACCACGTACAATCCCACAAAGAGAGCAGCCTCACCGCTCTTATGCAGACATGAGTACAGCTTCCTACGGCCCACGTAGTCGAGGTGAGAGGCATGGATCTGACACAGGGTGCAGCAAGATAAGAGTACATGGAAGATCTGATGACTCTGTCCCACGAAATCGCACCGCCCAGGGAAGCAGCGCTCTAGCAGAGGGAAGGTAAAGAAGAAGCTGCAGCTGAGAAAGAAAGCCACCTGGCCAAAGTGATAGCTAATGGCTGGGTCATTGCTGGCTGGAGACCATGACATGAGTCTTATAGCCACAGGACTGCTGTCCCAGAAAAAGGCGAGGGTTGAGGGCACCACCTGACCCACCTTACGCACCCACGTCGGTAAGCTGTGGTTGAAGTACTTGCCATAGCAGCATCCCAGGCATGACAGACAGCTGAGGACAGTGGCAGCGGGCATGAAGATCCCATGCACGTGTCTGTGCAAGCTCTCATCCACAGCATAGTAAAAGTGAACTATAGCACTGCCGTACTGATACTGGGCTACCCCAACATAGTCCAGAAAGAAGAAGATGTAATGACACAGCTCAGACTTTCCACCCAGTAGGTGAGCTGCTGCGCTGAATGCCGAGTAGGTCAAGGAGGACAGGATGAGGATCAACAGGGGCCATGAATGAGGATCACCAACAAAGTCCACAGTCTCAGCGAGTTGCCGTAATCTAACCAGAATAACTAAAAATGCCAGCAGGTGAGTCCAGATGTTGATTGTCTCATTGTGGCGCTGGaataaagacaggaagtaatAGCGCCAGTCTTGGTAGAGTGGCCGGTAGCCGGTGCAGACGTAGCGCTCCCTGAAGTAGTAGGGAACCTCGGTGTCTCTTACGGTGCCGGGCATGGAGGGTGCAGCATCAGTCAGCATCCGAGGAAGCTCCCTGATCTGCTGCAGGCTGATGAACACTCGCCCAATTCTCTCCATCACAATGGTCGCCATAACTGTCAGTAGCTGAGTGATGCACACTGGGTCCTTCCTGCACAGAATATTTTAAGAACTTTCTTCGCATGcttttaaattaaaagaaataacaGGTGAGAAGTGA
This genomic interval carries:
- the LOC116035698 gene encoding membrane progestin receptor alpha-B-like, producing MATIVMERIGRVFISLQQIRELPRMLTDAAPSMPGTVRDTEVPYYFRERYVCTGYRPLYQDWRYYFLSLFQRHNETINIWTHLLAFLVILVRLRQLAETVDFVGDPHSWPLLILILSSLTYSAFSAAAHLLGGKSELCHYIFFFLDYVGVAQYQYGSAIVHFYYAVDESLHRHVHGIFMPAATVLSCLSCLGCCYGKYFNHSLPTWVRKVGQVVPSTLAFFWDSSPVAIRLMSWSPASNDPAISYHFGQVAFFLSCSFFFTFPLLERCFPGRCDFVGQSHQIFHVLLSCCTLCQIHASHLDYVGRRKLYSCLHKSGEAALFVGLYVVTLVGCALVVAFMLKKAKQVLDFKAKSK